The proteins below are encoded in one region of Rhizobium sp. 9140:
- a CDS encoding GGDEF domain-containing protein encodes MEGTGVMVAVYDQDDRLRFANGAFRAAWHIEDDERPLWSDLMRRNFAVRRGTVISADDFETWLRSVLGRRGKTGFRAFETDLHDGRWLWMTETMQADGWMLCVASDITSLRPDERELRQARDMAIKASETDDLTGIASRRFVMSKLEALVKTAPTDPPMSAGQTAAVGCVAVLDIDNFKYINDRFGHSVGDAVLMDFAATIQRLVRKTDVLGRVGGEEFVLVLPNTTTWEAEAIIGRMLAEVRQSRPVREQVSFRYTFSAGLASARAGDDPADLYRRADLALYAAKMRGRDQIGIDVDGHRSSRSAGG; translated from the coding sequence ATGGAAGGCACCGGTGTCATGGTTGCCGTCTACGATCAGGACGACCGTTTGCGGTTTGCCAATGGCGCCTTTCGTGCAGCCTGGCATATCGAGGACGATGAGCGTCCTCTCTGGTCCGACCTGATGCGCCGGAATTTTGCCGTACGGCGCGGCACGGTCATCTCGGCCGACGATTTCGAAACATGGCTGCGCTCGGTGCTCGGGCGTCGGGGAAAGACCGGTTTCCGCGCCTTCGAAACGGATCTTCACGACGGCCGGTGGCTCTGGATGACGGAGACCATGCAGGCCGATGGCTGGATGCTGTGCGTGGCATCCGACATCACGTCGCTGCGGCCGGACGAACGCGAACTGCGCCAGGCCCGCGACATGGCGATCAAGGCGTCGGAGACCGACGATCTGACCGGCATCGCCAGCCGGCGCTTCGTCATGTCGAAGCTCGAAGCGCTCGTGAAGACGGCGCCGACCGATCCTCCGATGTCAGCCGGGCAAACGGCGGCGGTCGGATGCGTCGCGGTTCTCGATATCGACAATTTCAAATATATCAACGACCGGTTCGGCCACAGCGTCGGCGACGCCGTGCTCATGGATTTTGCGGCGACGATCCAGCGCCTCGTACGCAAGACGGACGTTCTCGGGCGCGTCGGCGGCGAAGAGTTCGTTCTCGTCCTGCCGAACACGACGACCTGGGAAGCGGAAGCGATCATCGGCCGTATGCTGGCGGAGGTGCGGCAGTCCCGCCCGGTGCGCGAGCAGGTGAGCTTCCGCTATACGTTCTCGGCCGGTCTTGCCAGCGCCCGGGCGGGCGACGACCCGGCCGATCTCTATCGGCGCGCCGACCTCGCCCTTTATGCCGCCAAGATGCGCGGCCGCGACCAGATCGGCATCGATGTCGATGGCCATCGATCCAGCAGGTCGGCCGGCGGTTGA
- a CDS encoding class I SAM-dependent methyltransferase — MGNDPAAQAVNYTLRDEIRDYWSARAATFDQSPGHEIFSEDERQAWHGLIEKHLGRGYGRAALDLASGTGVISHLMDDLGYRVTGIDWSDDMLALARAKATARGRSIRFHLGDAERTLAPDESYDAVVTRHLVWTLVDPHACFREWHRVLKPGGRLLVIDGDFVHTGFWERVIKRIDTLSQKAGWISPQPAHAPAGLADTHRSILSRVHFSNGARADDVGRLLTDSGFSVIAIDRDLRRIHKAQAAHLGRLKALARGLQHRYAIVAERPAILNPPD, encoded by the coding sequence ATGGGAAACGATCCGGCGGCGCAGGCCGTGAATTACACATTGAGAGATGAGATCCGAGATTACTGGTCCGCCCGCGCCGCGACCTTCGACCAGTCGCCGGGGCACGAGATCTTCTCCGAGGACGAGCGGCAGGCGTGGCATGGGCTGATCGAGAAGCATCTCGGACGTGGGTACGGGCGCGCCGCCCTCGACCTTGCCAGCGGAACCGGGGTGATCTCGCACCTGATGGACGATCTCGGCTACCGCGTGACCGGCATCGACTGGTCCGACGATATGCTGGCCCTCGCGCGCGCCAAGGCGACGGCGCGCGGACGCAGCATCCGCTTTCATCTGGGCGACGCCGAACGGACGCTCGCACCCGATGAAAGCTACGATGCCGTTGTGACACGACATCTCGTCTGGACGCTGGTCGATCCGCATGCGTGCTTCAGGGAGTGGCACCGGGTCCTGAAACCCGGCGGCCGGCTGCTCGTCATCGACGGCGATTTCGTTCATACGGGCTTTTGGGAGCGGGTGATCAAGCGCATCGATACGCTCTCGCAGAAGGCCGGCTGGATATCGCCGCAGCCGGCCCATGCGCCGGCAGGCCTTGCGGACACGCACCGGAGCATCCTGTCGCGGGTGCACTTTTCGAACGGCGCCCGGGCCGACGACGTCGGGCGCCTTCTGACGGATTCAGGGTTTTCGGTGATCGCGATCGACCGCGATCTTCGCCGGATTCACAAGGCGCAGGCAGCGCATCTCGGCCGACTCAAGGCGCTCGCACGGGGTCTCCAGCATCGCTATGCGATCGTGGCGGAGAGGCCCGCGATTTTGAACCCGCCAGACTGA
- a CDS encoding ABC transporter substrate-binding protein has product MRLSGRSAIAALGLFVSSVLPALAVEVTDVTGRKVDVNVPARHVILGEGRQIYFLAALDKENPFQHVVGWRDDLPKADPESYAAYLEKYPEIAKLATFGGMKDGTFDIEQAVALKPDVIVMNLDAKTATEEAGYIEKLAKVGIPLVYVDFREKPMENTEPSMRIMGTLMGKEKVAEDFIAFRAEAIRKVTDTLEKNAPKKPLVFVERAGGYSDDCCMSFGNENFGRMVELAGGTNMARDIIPGTFGSVNPEQIIASNPDQVIITGGMWEAYVPGGNWVGVGYGADLKEAHRKLENLTKRPAFTGIKAVNDGEIHAIWHQFYNNPYQFVAIQQIAKWLHPDLFKDLDPQATFKELHERFLPLPYKPGYFVSLKDE; this is encoded by the coding sequence ATGCGTCTTTCCGGCAGGTCGGCCATCGCAGCCCTCGGCCTCTTCGTGTCGTCCGTTCTTCCTGCCCTTGCCGTCGAGGTGACGGACGTGACGGGCCGCAAGGTCGATGTCAACGTGCCCGCGCGTCATGTCATTCTCGGCGAAGGCCGCCAGATCTATTTCCTCGCCGCGCTCGACAAGGAAAACCCGTTCCAGCACGTCGTTGGCTGGCGTGACGATCTGCCGAAGGCCGATCCGGAATCCTATGCCGCCTATCTCGAAAAATATCCCGAGATCGCCAAGCTCGCCACCTTCGGCGGCATGAAGGACGGCACCTTCGATATCGAGCAGGCCGTGGCGCTCAAGCCCGACGTCATCGTCATGAACCTCGACGCGAAGACCGCGACGGAGGAGGCGGGCTATATCGAAAAGCTTGCCAAGGTCGGCATTCCCCTCGTCTATGTCGATTTCCGCGAGAAGCCGATGGAGAACACCGAGCCGAGCATGCGCATCATGGGCACACTGATGGGCAAGGAAAAGGTCGCGGAAGACTTCATCGCGTTTCGCGCCGAAGCGATCCGGAAGGTGACCGATACGCTCGAAAAGAACGCTCCGAAAAAGCCGCTGGTCTTCGTCGAGCGCGCCGGCGGATACTCGGACGATTGCTGCATGTCCTTCGGCAATGAGAATTTCGGCCGGATGGTCGAGCTTGCCGGCGGTACGAACATGGCCCGCGACATCATCCCCGGAACGTTCGGCTCTGTTAACCCGGAGCAGATCATTGCCTCCAATCCGGATCAGGTGATCATCACCGGCGGCATGTGGGAAGCCTATGTGCCCGGCGGCAACTGGGTGGGCGTAGGATACGGTGCCGACCTCAAGGAAGCGCATCGCAAACTCGAGAACCTGACGAAGCGCCCCGCCTTCACGGGCATCAAGGCAGTGAACGACGGCGAGATCCACGCGATCTGGCACCAGTTCTACAATAATCCCTACCAGTTCGTCGCCATCCAGCAGATCGCCAAATGGCTGCATCCGGATCTCTTCAAGGATCTCGACCCGCAAGCGACCTTCAAGGAGCTCCACGAGCGCTTCCTGCCGCTTCCGTACAAACCGGGATACTTCGTCTCCCTCAAGGACGAATAG
- a CDS encoding FecCD family ABC transporter permease — protein sequence MTAAATTEKAARRERDRAGPVAERTGRDQYRALAFRRILILAALTIALAASVALDMALGPASYTLSQVLSALFSPETASNQLRVVIWDIRMPIALMAVTVGASLSVAGAQMQTILSNPLASPFTLGISAAASFGAALGLVGGVALFPGATQYMVPINAFVMAVVAALFIHFASTMRGVTVETIVLLGIALVFTFNAALSLLEYLGSEQALAAVVFWTMGSLTKATWDKVGVTAAILVVTLPLFMRQAWALTALRLGDDKAASMGINVRRLRLHTMLIVSLLAAVPVSFVGTIGFVGLVGPHIARMVVGEDQRFFLPGAVICGALLLSATSVVSKVLIPGAILPIGVITALVGVPFFFVLIFSNRRRAW from the coding sequence ATGACCGCGGCGGCAACCACGGAGAAGGCAGCGCGGCGCGAAAGAGATCGCGCAGGCCCGGTTGCCGAGCGCACAGGGCGTGATCAATATCGCGCCCTTGCCTTCCGACGCATCCTCATCCTGGCGGCTCTCACGATTGCCCTTGCCGCCAGCGTGGCCCTCGACATGGCGCTGGGGCCGGCGAGCTACACGCTGTCGCAGGTCCTCTCGGCCCTGTTTTCCCCGGAAACGGCCAGCAACCAGCTGCGCGTCGTCATCTGGGACATCCGCATGCCGATCGCGCTGATGGCGGTGACCGTCGGGGCGTCGCTCTCCGTCGCCGGCGCGCAGATGCAGACGATCCTCTCCAATCCGCTCGCAAGCCCCTTCACGCTCGGCATCTCCGCGGCCGCCAGCTTCGGTGCTGCCCTCGGCCTTGTCGGCGGCGTCGCTCTCTTTCCGGGGGCGACCCAGTACATGGTGCCGATCAACGCCTTCGTCATGGCGGTCGTTGCTGCCCTGTTCATTCACTTCGCCTCGACGATGCGCGGCGTGACGGTCGAGACCATCGTGCTGCTCGGCATCGCGCTGGTCTTCACCTTCAACGCGGCTCTGTCGCTGCTCGAATATCTCGGCTCCGAACAGGCGCTGGCAGCCGTCGTGTTCTGGACGATGGGCAGCCTCACCAAGGCGACCTGGGACAAGGTGGGAGTGACGGCCGCTATCCTCGTCGTGACCCTGCCGCTCTTCATGCGCCAGGCCTGGGCGCTGACCGCCCTGCGGCTCGGCGACGACAAGGCCGCGAGCATGGGCATCAACGTGCGCCGACTGCGTCTTCATACGATGCTGATCGTCAGCCTGCTGGCGGCCGTGCCCGTGTCCTTCGTCGGCACCATCGGCTTTGTCGGCCTCGTCGGCCCGCACATCGCGCGCATGGTGGTGGGCGAGGATCAGCGCTTCTTCCTGCCCGGCGCCGTCATCTGCGGCGCGCTGCTCCTGTCGGCCACCTCGGTGGTTAGCAAGGTGCTCATTCCCGGTGCGATCCTGCCCATCGGCGTGATCACCGCGCTCGTCGGCGTGCCCTTCTTCTTCGTCCTGATTTTCTCCAACAGGAGGCGGGCATGGTAA
- a CDS encoding ABC transporter ATP-binding protein: MVSLSLRDVGASYGRTTVLSKVGIDPLSPGSVTAVIGPNAAGKSTLFKRIAGLLAGPGTVELSNKTRGDRAICYMPQDTGSNAVLTVYESLLLSAKQGGGWRVHDDELFEIDAILASLRIEDLAFRGLDALSGGQRQLVSLGQALVRKPDVLLMDEPTSALDLHRQIDVLDFVGNLATRTGMIVLIALHDLNHALRYCSNTIVIANGEMVASGTTASVITTAMLRDIYRIDARIEPCSRGRPMVIVDGAL; encoded by the coding sequence ATGGTAAGTCTTTCCCTGAGGGATGTCGGTGCCAGCTATGGCCGCACCACGGTCCTCTCCAAGGTCGGCATCGATCCTTTGAGCCCCGGCTCCGTCACGGCCGTCATCGGCCCGAATGCAGCGGGAAAATCCACCCTGTTCAAGCGGATTGCCGGCCTGCTCGCCGGTCCGGGAACCGTCGAGCTATCGAACAAGACCCGGGGCGACCGCGCGATCTGCTACATGCCGCAGGACACAGGCTCGAATGCCGTACTCACGGTCTACGAATCGCTTCTGCTGTCCGCCAAGCAGGGCGGCGGCTGGCGGGTGCATGACGACGAACTGTTCGAGATCGACGCGATCCTCGCCTCCCTGCGCATCGAGGACCTCGCCTTCCGCGGGCTCGACGCCCTGTCGGGCGGGCAGCGGCAGCTCGTCTCGCTCGGCCAGGCTTTGGTGCGCAAGCCCGACGTCCTGCTGATGGACGAGCCGACCTCTGCCCTCGATCTTCATCGCCAGATCGACGTTCTCGACTTCGTAGGAAACCTTGCAACCCGCACCGGCATGATCGTCCTCATCGCGCTCCACGATCTCAACCACGCCCTGCGTTACTGCAGCAACACGATCGTGATCGCCAACGGCGAAATGGTCGCAAGCGGCACCACCGCCAGCGTCATCACCACCGCCATGCTGCGCGACATCTACCGTATCGACGCCCGCATAGAGCCCTGCTCCCGCGGCCGCCCCATGGTCATCGTCGACGGCGCTCTCTGA
- a CDS encoding manganese catalase family protein — protein sequence MFMRVDQLQAELPAPKRADPNAAAALQELLGGKYGEMSTLGNYMFQSFNFRSKDKLRPFYSLVASITAEELGHVELVSNGVAMLANGPDKKDGDTGDGGDISGAPWEDMKDIRLAAAFLSGGGGAMPVNSNGASWNNDFITTTGNVVVDLLHNFHLECGARLHKLRVYETLTDPTGREVCGYLLVRGSVHAHAYALALEKITGVKIKDFLPTPNIPLSTIPECQKYLDEGSHRRLYTFSPKDYKEMAGIWGNGEMALPADPPGELEVVDGMPEGGKIHQLVGVPSAFTPDYAPEEMFEIAQKLYKKSR from the coding sequence ATGTTCATGCGCGTCGATCAACTGCAGGCAGAACTGCCTGCGCCCAAGCGGGCGGATCCGAATGCCGCGGCCGCCCTGCAGGAGTTGCTGGGTGGGAAATACGGCGAGATGTCCACGCTGGGCAACTACATGTTCCAGAGCTTCAACTTCCGCTCCAAGGACAAGCTGCGCCCCTTCTACAGCCTCGTCGCGAGCATCACGGCGGAAGAACTCGGCCATGTCGAGCTCGTCAGCAACGGCGTCGCCATGCTCGCCAACGGTCCGGACAAGAAGGATGGTGACACGGGCGATGGCGGCGACATTTCCGGCGCGCCGTGGGAGGACATGAAGGATATACGGCTCGCGGCGGCCTTCCTGTCGGGCGGCGGCGGTGCCATGCCGGTCAACAGCAATGGCGCTTCCTGGAACAACGACTTCATCACGACGACCGGCAATGTCGTGGTCGATCTCCTCCACAATTTCCATCTGGAATGCGGTGCGCGTCTCCACAAGCTGCGCGTTTACGAAACCCTGACCGACCCGACCGGCCGCGAGGTCTGCGGTTATCTCCTCGTGCGCGGTTCCGTCCACGCGCATGCCTATGCCCTGGCGCTGGAAAAGATCACCGGCGTGAAGATCAAGGACTTCCTGCCGACGCCGAATATTCCGCTCAGCACAATCCCGGAATGCCAGAAATATCTGGACGAAGGCTCCCACCGCCGCCTCTACACGTTCAGCCCGAAGGACTACAAGGAAATGGCGGGCATCTGGGGCAACGGCGAAATGGCCCTTCCGGCCGATCCGCCGGGCGAACTCGAAGTCGTCGACGGCATGCCGGAAGGCGGCAAGATCCACCAACTCGTCGGCGTACCCTCGGCCTTCACCCCGGACTACGCCCCGGAAGAAATGTTCGAAATCGCCCAGAAACTCTACAAGAAGTCGCGCTAG
- the msrA gene encoding peptide-methionine (S)-S-oxide reductase MsrA → MFLTELFSKKTTMPEPQNALPGREAPLPTSTHHAVNRQPLKGPYPDGMKTVLLGMGCFWGAERLMWQLPGVYVTAVGYAGGYTKNPTYQETTTGLTGHTEVVLVVYDPKVVGFGEILKVFFEEHDPTQGMRQRNDVGTTYRSAIYVEDEAQLAEAKTARDAYQAQLKKAGHREPITTEIAMAGTFYFAEAEHQQYLAKNPNGYCGLRGTGVSCPVPAL, encoded by the coding sequence ATGTTTCTAACCGAGCTTTTCAGCAAGAAGACCACCATGCCCGAGCCGCAAAATGCGCTTCCCGGCCGCGAGGCACCCTTGCCCACATCGACGCACCACGCCGTCAACCGGCAGCCTCTCAAGGGGCCTTATCCCGACGGCATGAAGACCGTGCTGCTTGGCATGGGCTGCTTCTGGGGCGCCGAGCGCCTGATGTGGCAACTGCCGGGCGTCTATGTCACGGCGGTCGGCTATGCCGGCGGCTACACGAAAAACCCGACCTACCAGGAAACGACGACGGGACTGACCGGCCATACCGAGGTCGTTCTCGTGGTCTACGACCCGAAGGTCGTCGGGTTCGGCGAGATCCTCAAGGTCTTCTTCGAGGAGCATGACCCGACGCAGGGTATGCGCCAGCGCAACGACGTCGGCACGACCTACAGGTCCGCCATCTATGTCGAAGACGAGGCGCAGCTTGCCGAAGCGAAGACCGCCCGCGATGCCTATCAGGCGCAGCTGAAGAAGGCGGGCCACCGTGAGCCGATCACCACCGAGATCGCGATGGCCGGCACGTTCTATTTCGCAGAAGCAGAGCACCAGCAGTATCTGGCCAAAAACCCCAATGGCTATTGCGGCCTGCGGGGAACGGGTGTGAGCTGCCCGGTACCTGCCCTCTAA
- a CDS encoding helix-turn-helix domain-containing protein — MTFQPRMNNRISGFDVIGTWNRRVYNGVVADLWDVQCARLAGGVYVADAPRLFVVLETLGDPARRLSMASISTGTSSAGEHGLPGSPCRRLSYIPAGMELRAELQGISAIRHLDLHFDAAALGERVGGELDPLVLEQPRLMFADPRLIAVADLLAAECADPDPLHDLYGDGLALGLFIALMRVPPPSRRLRGALAPWQLRRATEFIEAHCLRGIRLEELAGLTGLSQSHFSHAFKASTGMPPHQWQMKTRIEHAKSLLAAGKASLSEVAAVTGFADQAHFTRAFRKMAGTTPGRWLRSR; from the coding sequence ATGACCTTCCAGCCCAGGATGAACAACAGGATTTCCGGTTTCGACGTGATCGGAACCTGGAACCGGCGCGTCTATAACGGCGTGGTTGCCGACCTCTGGGACGTGCAATGCGCCCGGTTGGCGGGCGGCGTCTATGTGGCCGACGCGCCCCGGCTTTTCGTGGTGCTCGAAACCCTCGGAGATCCCGCGCGGCGCCTCTCCATGGCGTCGATATCGACGGGCACGTCTTCCGCAGGGGAGCACGGCCTGCCCGGTTCGCCCTGCCGGCGCCTGTCCTATATTCCCGCCGGTATGGAGCTTCGCGCCGAGCTTCAGGGCATCAGCGCGATCCGCCATCTCGATCTGCATTTCGATGCGGCCGCGCTCGGCGAGCGCGTCGGCGGCGAGCTCGATCCCCTTGTTCTCGAACAGCCGCGGCTGATGTTTGCCGATCCGCGTCTCATTGCCGTGGCCGATCTTCTGGCGGCAGAATGCGCCGATCCGGATCCCTTGCACGATCTTTATGGCGACGGCCTTGCGCTCGGTCTCTTCATCGCTCTGATGCGCGTTCCCCCGCCCAGTCGTCGCTTGCGCGGGGCGCTCGCGCCCTGGCAACTGCGACGGGCGACCGAGTTCATCGAGGCCCATTGCCTGCGCGGTATCCGGCTGGAGGAGCTGGCAGGGCTCACCGGCCTTTCCCAGTCGCATTTCAGCCACGCCTTCAAGGCCTCGACCGGCATGCCGCCGCACCAGTGGCAGATGAAGACGCGCATCGAGCATGCGAAATCCCTGCTGGCTGCCGGCAAGGCGAGCCTCAGCGAGGTCGCAGCCGTCACCGGTTTTGCGGACCAAGCGCATTTCACCCGGGCCTTTCGCAAGATGGCGGGCACCACGCCGGGCCGGTGGCTGCGCAGCCGTTGA